Proteins encoded in a region of the Panicum hallii strain FIL2 chromosome 3, PHallii_v3.1, whole genome shotgun sequence genome:
- the LOC112885986 gene encoding magnesium-chelatase subunit ChlI, chloroplastic: MPLLPTTMASPFSTFSPTSAARALLPASTSRPLALTAAASSGRIPPSRKGLGFRRGRFTICNVAAPTAAEQEAKASSGKESQRPVYPFAAIVGQDEMKLCLLLNVIDPKIGGVMIMGDRGTGKSTTVRSLVDLLPDIRVVIGDPFNSDPDDPEVMGPEVRERVLQGDTSLPVTTAKITMVDLPLGATEDRVCGTIDIEKALTEGVKAFEPGLLAKANRGILYVDEVNLLDDHLVDVLLDSAASGWNTVEREGISISHPARFILIGSGNPEEGELRPQLLDRFGMHAQVGTVRDAELRVKIVEERARFDRDPKAFRDSYKEEQEKLQDQISSARSNLGAVQIDHDLRVKISKVCSELNVDGLRGDIVTNRAAKALASLKGRDKVTVEDIATVIPNCLRHRLRKDPLESIDSGLLVIEKFYEVFS, encoded by the exons ATGCCCCTCCTCCCCACCACCATGGCCTCCCCATTCTCCACCTTCTCCCCCACCTCCGCCGCGAGGGCCCTCCTCCCGGCCTCGACCTCCCGCCCTCTCGCCCTCACCGCCGCAGCCTCCTCAG GGCGCATTCCGCCGTCCAGGAAGGGGCTCGGGTTCCGCCGCGGCCGGTTCACCATCTGCAATgtcgccgcccccaccgccgccgagCAG GAGGCGAAGGCGTCGAGCGGCAAGGAGAGCCAGCGCCCCGTGTACCCGTTCGCGGCGATCGTGGGGCAGGACGAGATGAAGCTCTGCCTGCTGCTCAACGTCATCGACCCCAAGATCGGCGGCGTCATGATCATGGGCGACAGGGGCACCGGCAAGTCCACCACCGTGCGCTCCCTCGTCGACCTGCTCCCGGACATCCGCGTCGTCATCGGCGATCCCTTCAACTCCGACCCGGACGACCCGGAGGTCATGGGCCCCGAGGTCCGCGAGCGGGTCCTCCAGGGGGACACCAGCCTCCCCGTCACCACCGCCAAGATCACCATGGTCGACCTGCCCCTCGGCGCCACCGAGGACAGGGTCTGCGGCACCATCGACATCGAGAAGGCGCTCACAGAGGGCGTCAAGGCCTTCGAGCCGGGCCTGCTCGCCAAGGCCAACAGGGGGATACTCTACGTCGACGAGGTCAATCTGCTGGACGACCACCTCGTCGACGTGCTGCTGGATTCTGCCGCGTCGGGGTGGAACACGGTGGAGAGGGAGGGTATCTCCATATCCCACCCCGCCCGGTTCATCCTCATCGGCTCTGGTAACCCGGAGGAAGGGGAGCTCCGGCCGCAGCTGCTGGACAGGTTCGGGATGCACGCGCAGGTCGGTACGGTCAGGGACGCCGAGCTCAGGGTGAAAATCGTGGAAGAGAGGGCTCGGTTCGACAGAGACCCAAAGGCCTTCCGTGACTCCTACAAAGAGGAGCAGGAGAAGCTCCAGGACCAGATCTCATCCGCACGGAGTAACCTTGGTGCCGTGCAGATCGACCATGACCTCCGTGTCAAGATATCCAAGGTGTGCTCTGAGTTGAATGTTGATGGGCTTAGAGGTGATATTGTCACAAACAGGGCTGCCAAGGCGTTGGCCTCATTGAAAGGAAGGGACAAGGTCACAGTGGAGGACATTGCTACTGTCATTCCAAACTGCTTGAGGCATCGGCTCCGGAAGGATCCGCTCGAATCCATTGACTCGGGTTTGCTCGTCATTGAGAAGTTTTACGAAGTCTTTAGCTAG
- the LOC112885987 gene encoding RNA polymerase II subunit A C-terminal domain phosphatase SSU72, with protein MVVAEGKRWRFAMVCSSNMNRSMEAHSQLGRAGLDVESYGTGTHVKLPGPSLHEPNVYDFGTPYGAIYDDLRRKDPDLYKRNGLLPMLKRNTSVKLAPQRWQDNAGDGVFDMIMTFEERVFDLVVEDMNNREPKLMKSVPIINMDVKDNHEEAGVGAKLAVELCQKLEAIDGDWEEIIDDLINGFEKQHKRRLAYSIAFY; from the exons ATGGTGGTTGCGGAGGGCAAGAGGTGGCGGTTCGCGATGGTGTGCTCGTCCAACATGAACCGAAGCATGGAGGCGCACTCGCAGCTGGGGCGCGCGGGGCTCGACGTCGAGTCCTACGGCACCGGCACCCACGTCAAGCTCCCCGGCCCCTCCCTCCACGAGCCCAACGTCTACGACTTCGGCACCCCCTACGGCGCCATCTACGACGACCTCCGCCGCAAGGATCCCGACCT GTACAAGAGGAACGGGCTGCTGCCAATGCTGAAGAGGAACACCTCAGTGAAGCTGGCGCCTCAGCGGTGGCAGGATAATGCTGGTGATGGGGTGTTTGATATGATAATGACCTTTGAGGAGAGGGTCTTTGACTTGGTTGTTGAAG ATATGAACAACCGCGAACCAAAGCTGATGAAGAGTGTGCCGATAATCAATATGGATGTCAAAGATAACCATGAAGAAGCTGGTGTTGGGGCAAAGCTTGCTGTAGAGTTGTGCCAGAAG CTTGAAGCAATTGACGGTGACTGGGAGGAAATTATCGATGACTTGATTAATGGATTCGAGAAGCAGCACAAGCGGAGGCTTGCATACAGCATCGCATTCTACTAA
- the LOC112886854 gene encoding chaperone protein dnaJ GFA2, mitochondrial-like, translating to MARAAASRLAAAAMSSPTRELFARHLAAAAATAWTGPSRLFEPGRERRSTSWWCPSRSFHATRRMNARDYYDVLGVSKDASAPDIKKAYYALAKKFHPDTNKDDADAEKKFQEVNRAYEVLKDDDKREIYDQLGPEAFERHASGGDPAGQGFPQGNPFGDIFGDIFDNAYRGGQDVKVSVELSFMEAVQGCRKTITYEADTFCGTCNGSGVPPGTVPKTCKTCKGSGVIFMQKGIFTVECTCSICNGSGKIVKNFCKTCKGEQVVKGKMSVKLDIMAGIDDNDTMKVFGKGGADVERNKPGDLYVTIKVREDPIFRREGNHVHVDSVLSISQAVLGGTVSVPTLTGNVTVKVRQGTQPGEKVVLRGKGIKARKSSMFGNQYVHFNIRIPTEVTQRQRELIEEFDKEESTDRERVAAASG from the exons atggcgcgcgccgccgcctcaaggctcgccgccgcggcgatGTCTTCCCCTACG CGCGAGCTGTTCgcccgccacctcgccgccgccgcggccacggCGTGGACCGGGCCATCGCGGCTGTTCGAACCAG GGAGGGAGCGGCGGAGCACGAGCTGGTGGTGCCCGAGCAGGTCTTTCCATG CCACAAGGAGGATGAATGCAAGGGATTATTATGATGTGCTTGGAGTGAGCAAGGATGCTTCTGCACCAGATATAAAGAAGGCATATTATGCG CTTGCAAAGAAGTTCCATCCTGATACCAATAAAGATGATGCTGATGCAGAAAAAAAATTTCAGGAAGTTAACCGTGCCTATGAG GTCTTGAAGGATGATGATAAGCGTGAAATATATGATCAG CTTGGACCAGAAGCATTTGAGCGTCATGCATCAGGCGGTGACCCTGCAGGGCAGGGTTTTCCTCAGGGTAACCCATTTGGTGACATCTTTGGCGAC ATCTTTGATAATGCATACAGAGGAGGCCAAGATGTCAAG GTTTCTGTTGAACTATCATTCATGGAAGCTGTCCAAGGCTGCAGAAAAACCATTACATATGAAGCTGATACTTTCTGTGGAACTTGCA ATGGAAGTGGTGTTCCCCCTGGAACTGTGCCTAAAACATGTAAAACATGTAAAGGTTCCGGTGTG ATATTCATGCAGAAGGGTATATTTACTGTTGAATGTACGTGTTCAATATGCAATGGAAGCGGAAAAATTGTGAAG AATTTTTGCAAGACTTGCAAAGGAGAACAGGTAGTTAAGGGGAAAATGTCAGTCAAGCTAGACATAATGGCAG GAATTGATGATAATGACACCATGAAGGTTTTTGGTAAGGGCGGTGCAGATGTTGAGCGCAATAAGCCTGGTGACCTTTATGTTACTATCAAG GTCAGAGAGGACCCTATCTTTCGACGAGAAGGCAACCATGTGCATGTTGATTCTGTTTTAAGCATTTCCCAG GCTGTTCTAGGTGGAACGGTCTCGGTACCAACCCTCACTGGAAATGTTACAGTCAAG GTTCGCCAAGGTACCCAACCGGGAGAGAAGGTCGTCCTTCGGGGCAAAG GAATAAAAGCAAGAAAATCATCGATGTTTGGGAATCAATATGTTCACTTCAATATCAGGATTCCAAC GGAGGTCACACAACGGCAACGGGAGTTGATAGAGGAGTTCGATAAAGAGGAATCCACAGATCGGGAAAGGGTTGCGGCTGCCTCTGGTTGA
- the LOC112886016 gene encoding long chain acyl-CoA synthetase 9, chloroplastic-like isoform X1, whose protein sequence is MNPYFVGFLVPVAVSLLLRKRRKAERKRGVQVEVGGEPGYAVRNYRFEQPVETHWEGVSTLAELFEQSCKEYVYMPLFGTRKLISREIESAPGGRSFEKLHLGEYEWKCYAEAFKSVRDFSSGLIRLGHQKNERVAIFAETKAEWQVALQACFRQNITVVTIYASLGEEALCHSLSETEVTTVICGQKELKKLIDISGQLDTVTRVVYINEEGISDEVSLARNSTSWIIESFDEVGRLGTEAPVEANMPLPSDVAVIMYTSGSTGLPKGVMMTHRNVLATLSAVMTIVPALGSKDIYLAYLPLAHILELAAEALMAAVGASIGYGSPLTLTDTSNKIKKGTLGDASALKPTLMTAVPAILDRVRDGVRKKVDATGGVAKKLFDIGYNRRLAAINGSWLGAWGLEKLLWDTLVFGKVRAILGGKIRFVLSGGAPLSGDTQRFINICLGAPIGQGYGLTETCAGGTFSEYDDTSVGRVGAPLPCSYIKLIDWPEGGYLITDSPMPRGEIVIGGPNVTKGYFRNEAKTNEVYKDDEKGMRWFYSGDIGRFHPDGCLEIIDRKKDIVKLQHGEYVSLGKVEAALIVSPYVENIMVHADPFHNYCVALVAAARNELESWASQQGITYSDFSDLCQKEEAVKEVLGSLAKAAKQARLERFEIPAKIKLIPEPWTPESGLVTAALKLKREVIRKTYENDLAQLYA, encoded by the exons ATGAATCCTTATTTTGTTGGTTTCCTTGTCCCCGTCGCGGTCTCCCTGCTGCTCCGCAAGAGGAGAAAGGCCGAAAGGAAGAGGGGAGTGCAAGTCGAGGTTGGTGGAGAGCCTGGATATGCAGTCCGTAACTATCGGTTTGAACAGCCTGTTGAGACACACTGGGAAGGGGTGTCCACCCTTGCTGAGCTTTTCGAGCAATCTTGCAAGGAGTATGTCTACATGCCCCTCTTTGGCACCAGGAAGCTCATTTCGAGGGAAATTGAATCAGCACCTGGTGGAAGATCATTTGAGAAGCTTCATCTTGGCGAGTATGAATGGAAGTGTTACGCTGAGGCCTTCAAGAGCGTCCGTGACTTCTCATCTGGCCTAATTCGATTAGGCCACCAGAAGAATGAGCGTGTTGCAATTTTTGCTGAGACGAAAGCTGAATGGCAGGTTGCTTTGCAG GCATGCTTCAGACAAAATATTACAGTTGTCACCATCTATGCCTCATTGGGAGAGGAAGCATTGTGCCACTCACTAAGTGAG ACTGAGGTCACTACTGTAATTTGTGGTCAGAAAGAACTAAAAAAGTTGATTGATATAAGTGGGCAGCTTGACACTGTAACACGTGTTGTATATATCAATGAGGAAGGCATCTCGGATGAAGTTTCTTTAGCTCGAAACAGCACTAGCTGGATAATTGAGTCATTTGATGAAGTGGGTAGGTTAGGAACTGAAGCACCTGTTGAAGCAAACATGCCTCTCCCATCTGATGTTGCAGTGATAATGTACACAAGTGGTAGCACCGGATTACCCAAG GGAGTTATGATGACCCACCGCAATGTCCTGGCTACACTCTCAGCAGTTATGACAATAGTGCCTGCACTTGGTAGTAAAGATATATACTTGGCCTACCTCCCACTTGCACACATTCTTGAGCTGGCAGCTGAG GCACTAATGGCTGCTGTCGGGGCCTCCATCGGATACGGATCACCTTTGACCCTGACTGATACATCGAACAAAATAAAAAAGGGAACTCTAGGTGATGCTTCGGCACTGAAACCAACATTGATGACTGCTGTACCTGCTATACTTGATCGTGTTCGTGATGGTGTGAGGAAAAAG GTGGATGCTACGGGTGGTGTAGCAAAGAAATTGTTTGACATTGGCTATAACCGGCGGCTTGCAGCAATCAATGGAAGCTGGCTTGGTGCCTGGGGATTGGAGAAACTCTTGTGGGATACGCTTGTTTTCGGAAAGGTGCGTGCAATTTTGGGAGGAAAGATTCGTTTTGTACTCTCAGGTGGAGCACCTCTATCTGGGGATACTCAGAGATTTATCAATATATGCCTTGG GGCTCCAATAGGGCAAGGGTATGGTCTGACTGAAACTTGTGCTGGTGGTACATTTTCTGAGTATGATGATACATCTGTTGGCCGTGTTGGTGCTCCACTACCTTGTTCATATATTAAG TTGATCGACTGGCCTGAAGGTGGATACTTAATAACTGATTCACCTATGCCTCGGGGAGAAATAGTCATAGGGGGTCCTAATGTAACCAAAGGCTACTTCAGGAATGAAGCCAAAACAAATGAAGTTTACAAG GATGATGAAAAAGGTATGCGGTGGTTCTATTCTGGTGACATTGGACGTTTCCATCCAGATGGCTGCCTTGAAATCATTGACCGTAAGAAAGATATTGTGAAGCTTCAACATGGCGAATATGTATCTCTGGGGAAG GTGGAGGCTGCTTTGATTGTGAGCCCATATGTGGAGAATATCATGGTTCACGCTGATCCTTTCCACAACTACTGCGTTGCACTTGTGGCAGCTGCACGCAATGAGCTGGAGAGCTGGGCTTCGCAGCAAGGAATTACATATAGTGATTTCTCAGATTTGTGCCAGAAGGAAGAGGCTGTTAAAGAAGTGCTTGGATCTTTAGCAAAG GCTGCAAAGCAAGCTCGACTTGAGAGGTTTGAGATCCCAGCCAAAATCAAGTTGATACCAGAGCCATGGACCCCCGAGTCGGGCCTCGTCACTGCTGCCCTTAAGCTCAAGAGGGAGGTGATCAGGAAGACGTATGAGAATGATCTGGCTCAGTTGTATGCCTAA
- the LOC112886016 gene encoding long chain acyl-CoA synthetase 9, chloroplastic-like isoform X2, whose translation MNPYFVGFLVPVAVSLLLRKRRKAERKRGVQVEVGGEPGYAVRNYRFEQPVETHWEGVSTLAELFEQSCKEYVYMPLFGTRKLISREIESAPGGRSFEKLHLGEYEWKCYAEAFKSVRDFSSGLIRLGHQKNERVAIFAETKAEWQVALQACFRQNITVVTIYASLGEEALCHSLSETEVTTVICGQKELKKLIDISGQLDTVTRVVYINEEGISDEVSLARNSTSWIIESFDEVGRLGTEAPVEANMPLPSDVAVIMYTSGSTGLPKGVMMTHRNVLATLSAVMTIVPALGSKDIYLAYLPLAHILELAAEALMAAVGASIGYGSPLTLTDTSNKIKKGTLGDASALKPTLMTAVPAILDRVRDGVRKKVDATGGVAKKLFDIGYNRRLAAINGSWLGAWGLEKLLWDTLVFGKVRAILGGKIRFVLSGGAPLSGDTQRFINICLGAPIGQGYGLTETCAGGTFSEYDDTSVGRVGAPLPCSYIKLIDWPEGGYLITDSPMPRGEIVIGGPNVTKGYFRNEAKTNEVYKDDEKGMRWFYSGDIGRFHPDGCLEIIDRKKDIVKLQHGEYVSLGKVEAALIVSPYVENIMVHADPFHNYCVALVAAARNELESWASQQGITYSDFSDLCQKEEAVKEVLGSLAKCVSEAA comes from the exons ATGAATCCTTATTTTGTTGGTTTCCTTGTCCCCGTCGCGGTCTCCCTGCTGCTCCGCAAGAGGAGAAAGGCCGAAAGGAAGAGGGGAGTGCAAGTCGAGGTTGGTGGAGAGCCTGGATATGCAGTCCGTAACTATCGGTTTGAACAGCCTGTTGAGACACACTGGGAAGGGGTGTCCACCCTTGCTGAGCTTTTCGAGCAATCTTGCAAGGAGTATGTCTACATGCCCCTCTTTGGCACCAGGAAGCTCATTTCGAGGGAAATTGAATCAGCACCTGGTGGAAGATCATTTGAGAAGCTTCATCTTGGCGAGTATGAATGGAAGTGTTACGCTGAGGCCTTCAAGAGCGTCCGTGACTTCTCATCTGGCCTAATTCGATTAGGCCACCAGAAGAATGAGCGTGTTGCAATTTTTGCTGAGACGAAAGCTGAATGGCAGGTTGCTTTGCAG GCATGCTTCAGACAAAATATTACAGTTGTCACCATCTATGCCTCATTGGGAGAGGAAGCATTGTGCCACTCACTAAGTGAG ACTGAGGTCACTACTGTAATTTGTGGTCAGAAAGAACTAAAAAAGTTGATTGATATAAGTGGGCAGCTTGACACTGTAACACGTGTTGTATATATCAATGAGGAAGGCATCTCGGATGAAGTTTCTTTAGCTCGAAACAGCACTAGCTGGATAATTGAGTCATTTGATGAAGTGGGTAGGTTAGGAACTGAAGCACCTGTTGAAGCAAACATGCCTCTCCCATCTGATGTTGCAGTGATAATGTACACAAGTGGTAGCACCGGATTACCCAAG GGAGTTATGATGACCCACCGCAATGTCCTGGCTACACTCTCAGCAGTTATGACAATAGTGCCTGCACTTGGTAGTAAAGATATATACTTGGCCTACCTCCCACTTGCACACATTCTTGAGCTGGCAGCTGAG GCACTAATGGCTGCTGTCGGGGCCTCCATCGGATACGGATCACCTTTGACCCTGACTGATACATCGAACAAAATAAAAAAGGGAACTCTAGGTGATGCTTCGGCACTGAAACCAACATTGATGACTGCTGTACCTGCTATACTTGATCGTGTTCGTGATGGTGTGAGGAAAAAG GTGGATGCTACGGGTGGTGTAGCAAAGAAATTGTTTGACATTGGCTATAACCGGCGGCTTGCAGCAATCAATGGAAGCTGGCTTGGTGCCTGGGGATTGGAGAAACTCTTGTGGGATACGCTTGTTTTCGGAAAGGTGCGTGCAATTTTGGGAGGAAAGATTCGTTTTGTACTCTCAGGTGGAGCACCTCTATCTGGGGATACTCAGAGATTTATCAATATATGCCTTGG GGCTCCAATAGGGCAAGGGTATGGTCTGACTGAAACTTGTGCTGGTGGTACATTTTCTGAGTATGATGATACATCTGTTGGCCGTGTTGGTGCTCCACTACCTTGTTCATATATTAAG TTGATCGACTGGCCTGAAGGTGGATACTTAATAACTGATTCACCTATGCCTCGGGGAGAAATAGTCATAGGGGGTCCTAATGTAACCAAAGGCTACTTCAGGAATGAAGCCAAAACAAATGAAGTTTACAAG GATGATGAAAAAGGTATGCGGTGGTTCTATTCTGGTGACATTGGACGTTTCCATCCAGATGGCTGCCTTGAAATCATTGACCGTAAGAAAGATATTGTGAAGCTTCAACATGGCGAATATGTATCTCTGGGGAAG GTGGAGGCTGCTTTGATTGTGAGCCCATATGTGGAGAATATCATGGTTCACGCTGATCCTTTCCACAACTACTGCGTTGCACTTGTGGCAGCTGCACGCAATGAGCTGGAGAGCTGGGCTTCGCAGCAAGGAATTACATATAGTGATTTCTCAGATTTGTGCCAGAAGGAAGAGGCTGTTAAAGAAGTGCTTGGATCTTTAGCAAAG TGTGTTTCAGAAGCAGCATGA
- the LOC112884044 gene encoding pollen-specific leucine-rich repeat extensin-like protein 2 translates to MTRHLPALSFLSLCCWRPQPRRSPPARSLTRRRRRLRVPVAARPSAGHGDGGRVQDRAAQPPGLGPRTRRSAATMETGDMAGGGREGERERPLGYVLSLPAAALPLPVAVSCLDATVPRKARSRPRLRAQPCSWWTFELPVPAPEEAKSPALAANPPRPPRPRPRVCHAPPPDPHTPAPTMERPAKRTRRCLQCGAAETPQWRSGPMGSGTLCNACGVRLKAAGALREQVHRPPPATARTVAEPPPESPVSPVSDSSPDGPIWEPGSVPDVYLLRKKPPKQGRSPPARTEAASPPAVFLVKKKKKKKAPKTPKKKPWRPRKSAKRCLHCGSSSTPQWREGPMGRSTLCNACGVRYRQGRLLPEYRPLASPTFEPSEHANRHSQVIQLHRQRKSQKSQQPLPTEEPRPVDDPTGALACSGGDDPMNVLLPRRWHNKNEYPPTPLHQPLPQPADSLAGDQHVGDIDDSAQGRGGGGSNDPNDAPSSLDSLLLEGPSAPLIVDGDESLID, encoded by the exons ATGACTCGTCATCTGCCCGCACTCTCTTTCCTCTCCCTCTGCTGCTGGCGCCCCCAACCCCGACGGTCGCCGCCTGCTCGCTCcctcacccgccgccgccgccgcctccgcgttCCCGTCGCAGCGCGTCCGTCCGCCGGCCATGGCGACGGTGGAAGGGTACAAGATAGAG CTGCGCAGCCGCCTGGATTAGGCCCAAGAACACGGCGATCTGCGGCGACCATGGAGACCGGCgacatggccggcggtggcagGGAGGGGGAGCGGGAGAGGCCCCTCGGATACGTCCTCTCgctcccggcggcggcgctgcctttGCCCGTCGCCGTCTCCTGCCTCGACGCCACGGTCCCGCGCAAGGCGCGCAGCCGCCCCCGCCTCCGCGCCCAGCCGTGCTCCTGGTGGACCTTCGAGCTCCCCGTCCCCGCGCCGGAGGAGGCAAAGAGCCCAGCCCTCGCAGCGAATCCGCCCCGtcccccgcgcccgcgcccgcgcgtgtGCCATGCCCCGCCCCCCGACCCCCATACCCCCGCGCCAACCATGGAGAGGCCGGCGAAGAGGACGAGGAGGTGCCTGCAGTGCGGAGCGGCCGAGACGCCGCAGTGGAGGTCGGGGCCGATGGGGTCGGGCACGCTCTGCAACGCCTGCGGGGTCCGGCTCAAGGCGGCCGGGGCGCTGCGGGAGCAGGTGCATCGCCCCCCGCCGGCGACCGCTAGGACggtcgccgagccgccgcccgagAGCCCCGTCAGCCCAGTGTCAGACTCGTCGCCGGACGGCCCGATCTGGGAGCCCGGGTCAGTTCCCGACGTTTACCTGCTGAGGAAGAAGCCGCCGAAGCAGGGTAGGTCTCCGCCTGCGAGGACGGAGgccgcgtcgccgccggcggTGTTCCtggtcaagaagaagaagaagaagaaggcgcCGAAGACGCCGAAGAAGAAGCCGTGGCGGCCTCGGAAGTCGGCGAAGCGGTGCCTACACTGCGGCTCGTCGTCGACGCCGCAGTGGCGGGAGGGTCCGATGGGCCGCAGCACGCTGTGCAACGCGTGCGGCGTGCGGTACAGGCAGGGGCGGCTGCTGCCGGAGTACCGGCCGCTGGCGAGCCCCACCTTCGAGCCGTCGGAGCACGCCAACAGGCACAGCCAGGTGATCCAGCTTCACCGACAGCGGAAGAGCCAGAAGAGCCAGCAACCCCTGCCAACGGAGGAGCCGCGACCCGTGGACGACCCGACCGGCGCGCTAGCGTGCAGCGGCGGCGATGACCCGATGAACGTGCTCCTGCCCCGGCGATGGCACAACAAGAACGAGTACCCGCCAACACCGCTCCACCAGCCCCTGCCGCAGCCGGCGGACAGCCTCGCCGGCGACCAACACGTTGGGGACATCGACGACTCGGCCCAAggacgtggcggcggcggcagcaatgacCCAAACGACGCGCCGAGCTCGCTGGACTCGTTGCTGCTCGAAGGGCCGTCGGCGCCGCTGATCGTCGACGGAGACGAGTCCTTGATCGACTAG